From the genome of Ralstonia insidiosa:
GCGCCAGGCGGCGCGTGTTGAGTGGATCGAGCCGGCGGCCAAGCACCGACTGCATCAACGCTTCCTTGCTGCCGAAGTGATAGTTGACCGCAGCCAGATTGACCTTCGCGCGCGCGGTGATCTGCCGCAACGACATCGCCTCGTAGCCGAACTCGATGAACAGCAGTTCGGTGGCTTCCAGAATGCGGCCCTTGGTGTCTCCTGCTCCAGGACGTCCCATGTCTCCTACCTCGTTTTTTTAGGTCTGATATCGGCTCGATTGCTGCACTGCAGCGCTCTAACGCTCGATTCAAACATGTGTATGGGGTTGCCTGGGCATGTTAGGAACAGACGTTTGAAAACGCAAAGTTCCCAATTCGAGCGGGCACTCTAGACGAGGGGAGGTGGCCTGGAGAACGTATGAAACGCTTAGGCTGCAAGGTGAGTAGGCGCAAACATCCAAATTGCTAAAGGGATGTCTGCGCCGGGGTGGCTGGAGTCAGCCGGCTGGTTGATGGGGCGACTGCAGGCCGCTGAAGAATGCGGCAGCGTTTTGTGCAAGGGTGGCGAGGTGGTAGCCGCCTTCCTGGACGACCAGCGTTGGCAAGCCGAGCGCACCAACGGTTGCACCGAGGCGGCCAAAGCCTTCCGTCGACACATCCACCTGCGATTGCGGATCTTCGCGATAGATGTCGAAGCCGAGCGACAGCACCAGCGCATCGGGCTGGAAGCGTTCGAGTGCCGCAAGCGCCACGCCCAGCTTGTCGAAGAACACCGATTCCGGCGAGCGATGCGGCATGGGCAGGTTGATGTTCAGACCTTCGCCATCGCCTGCGCCGCGCTCGTCGTCAAAGCCCGCGACGACCGGGTAGAAGTTGGTCGGGTCGCCGTGGATGGAGACGTACAGCACGTCGGCGCGATCGTAGAAGATCTCCTGGATGCCCTGGCCGTGGTGCATGTCGGTATCGAGGATGGCGACACGCTTGTACTTGGCGCCGAATTGGCCAAGTAAGGCCTGTGCGGCCACGGCAGCGTTGTTGAGGTAGCAGAAGCCGCCGGCGGCTTCGCGGCGCGCGTGGTGGCCGGGCGGGCGGCACAGCGCGTAGGCCAGCCGCTCGCCGTTGAGGATGGCTTGCGCGCCGGCCGCAGCGCTCTGTGCCGACCAATAGGCCGATCGCCATGTGTTGGCACCGACGGGGCAACTGCCGTCCGCTAGGTAGCGCGCGGCCTGGGCCAGCACGCCGCGCAGTGCATTGGGCTCGCGCACGAAGATATTGGACATGACCTCGTCGCCCCAGTCTTCGGGCAGTCGGCGCCAGTCGGTGTGGGCGTCCTGCAGGAAGCGCAGATAGGGCTCGCCGTGCACAGCAGTGAGCGGCGCGAGGCCGTGGTCTTCGGGCTGCGCGATGGTGAAACCGAGATCGCGCGCGGCTTGCAACAGGTTGCGGGCACGGTCGGGCACCTCTTGCGGCGTGCGCATCTTGCCGCGCGAGTAGTAGCTCTGCGGATGGTGCAGCAGCTGTTCGGGATGGAAGAACGTCAGCATGGTGAAGCGGGTTGGGGGGAGATCGTTATGCGTTCACGGCATCGCCGGCGGGCGCGCGGCCACGCTGGCGCGCGTCAATGGCGGTGATGCAGACGAGCGACACGCCGGCGAGCAGCGTGTAGAACACCGCCAGCGGCCACCATTCGCCATGGAAGCGCTGCGCGAGGATGGTGCCGACCAGCGGTGTGAGCCCGCCCGCCACTGCACCGCACACTTGGTACGACAGCGAGATCGCCGAGTACCGCACGCGCGTCTCAAACACGCCCGACACAAAGCCCGCAATGACCGAGTAGAAGCTCGCCATGCACACCACGGCGATGGCGATCCCGAGAATCATCAGCGGCGCCTGCCGCGTCTGCACCAGCAGGAACATCGGATACGGCGACGCCATCGCCAGCAGCGCCATCAGCTTGAGGAAGCGCGCGCCGCCCAGCTTCTCCGCCAGCCAAGCCGCCAGTGGCTGCGCAAGAAACTGGATG
Proteins encoded in this window:
- a CDS encoding histone deacetylase family protein; translated protein: MLTFFHPEQLLHHPQSYYSRGKMRTPQEVPDRARNLLQAARDLGFTIAQPEDHGLAPLTAVHGEPYLRFLQDAHTDWRRLPEDWGDEVMSNIFVREPNALRGVLAQAARYLADGSCPVGANTWRSAYWSAQSAAAGAQAILNGERLAYALCRPPGHHARREAAGGFCYLNNAAVAAQALLGQFGAKYKRVAILDTDMHHGQGIQEIFYDRADVLYVSIHGDPTNFYPVVAGFDDERGAGDGEGLNINLPMPHRSPESVFFDKLGVALAALERFQPDALVLSLGFDIYREDPQSQVDVSTEGFGRLGATVGALGLPTLVVQEGGYHLATLAQNAAAFFSGLQSPHQPAG